Within the Catenulispora sp. GP43 genome, the region CTACCAGGACGTCCGCAGGGGCGGGTCCAACGGATGCGTCAACCTGACGGTCGCCGACTCGGCGCGGCTGTTCCCGATGCTGGGCCTCGGCGACGTCGTCTACATCTGGGGACACAAGCCCCGCTGACCGCCGTCGGCGGCACTTCGGATAAGCGATGAGGAACTACTGAAACGGGGCCGTCGTGCGCTGGATCATCGCATCGAGCATCCGGCTCGCGGCGGTCCTGACGGCCGCCGCGGCCGTACTGCTCGTGGTCGCCGTGGCCGGGCTCCGGCACGCGCCGGTCGACGTGCTGCCGGAGTTCCAGCCGCCCCAGGTCCAGGTGCAGACCGAGGCCCTGGGCCTGTCCGTCAGCGAGGTCGAACAGCTGGTCACGGTGCCGTTGGAGGACGAGTTCAACGGCCTGGCGTTCCTGGACCGCATCCGGTCGGCCTCGCTGCCCGGGCTCAGCGTCATCGACCTCTCCTTCAAGCCGGGCACCGACGTCTACCGCGCGCGCCAGCTGCTCACCGAGCGCGTGTCCCAGGGACCCGCGCTGGTCGCGGTCGGCACTCCCCCGGTGATGATCCAGCCCCTGTCGGTCCAGGCCCGGGCCACGGCGGTGGCGCTGTCCTCGTCCTCGATGTCGGCCACGGACCTGTCCACGACCGCGCGCTGGCGGATCCGGCCGCGGCTGCTGGCCGTGCCGGGCGTGGCCAACGTGGTGCTCTGGGGCCAGCGGGACCTGCAGCTTCAGGTCCTGGTCGACCCGGCGCGGATGAACAGCCGGGGCGTGACGCTGAACCAGGTGATCAACACCGCCGGCGACGCCATGTGGACCTCGCCGCTGACCTTCGTCGAGGCCGCCTCGCCGGGCGCGGACGGCTTCATCGACAACCCGAACCAGCGGCTGACGATCCAGCACGTGCTGCCCATCAACACGCCCGCGGACCTGGCGGCGGTGCCGATCGAGGACACCACCGGCCAATCGGTCCAGCTGCGGGACGTGGCGACCGTCGTAGCCGACCACCCGCCGCTGCGCGGGGACGCGGTACTGCAAAGCGGCCCGGGATTCCTGCTCGTGGTGGAGAAGCTGCCCGGCGCGGACCCGATCAAGGTCGCGAACGGCATCAAGGCGGCGCTGGCCGAGCTAGCGCCGGGGCTGCGCGGCATCACCGTGGACACCGGCGTCTTCGAGCCCGCCGTCTATGTCCACGGCGCGCTGGTCCACCTGGCCTGGACGGCGCTGGCCGCGCTGGTGCTGCTGGCGGTGTGGTTCGGCGTGTGCTGGCGGTCCTGGCGGGTGCTGCTCATCGCGCTGGCCGGGACGGTGCTGCCGGTCCTGGCCGCGGCATACGTGCTCTACCTTCTTGGCTCCACCTTGACGGTCCTGACACTCGCGGGCCTCGCGGCGGCGCTCGGCGTGGCCGTGGACGACGCCGTCCGCACGGCCGAGGCGGTCCGCCTCGCCGACCGCGCGGCGGGTGCCGACGGGATCGCCGGATCCATCGGCGAGGCGCGCCGTCCGCTGACCTTCGCCCTCGTGGTGATCGCGTTGGCGACGATCCCGATCCTGACCCTCCAGCATCGCGCCGGAGCCCTCGCCCGACCGATGATGGGCGCCTACCTGCTGGCCGTGGCGTGTGCCGCGATCGTCGCGATCACGTTCGTGCCGGCGCTGGCGCATCTGCTGCTCCGGCGCGCCACGCCCCGCCGCCCAGCACTGCGGCTCAGGCGTGCCTACGACTCGGTGCTGTCAGTGTTCACGACGAACGCGACCGTCCTGTTCGGCACGGCCGCGGTACTGCTCGTGGCCTGCTTCCTCGTCATCCCGCAGTTCGGGAACCGCTCGCTGATCCCGCCGATGCAGGAGCGCAGCCTCCTGGTGCGCTGGCAGGCGCCGGCCGGGACCTCGCTGACGGCGATGGAGCAGACCACGACATCGGTCGGCCAGGCGCTGCGCACGCTGCCGGGCGTGACCGACGTGGCCAGCGACGTCGGGCAGGCGCTGCTCGGCGACCGGCCGGTCGACGTGGACTGCGCGCAGACCTGGATCACCCTGTCGTCGAAGGCTGATTACGGCGCGGCCAGGACGGCGGTCGGCCGGGTCCTGAACAACTACCCCGGTATGCAGCACACAGTGCTCACCTTCACCGACGCCGCGCTGGCGGACAACCGCACGCTCACCGGGCCGCCGGTGCGGGTCCGGCTCTACGGTACCGACCCGGCCGCGCTGTCCGCGATGGGCGGACAGCTGCGGCAGGCCGTCTCCGCGGTGCGGGGGACGGCCAGCGCGACGGTGCAGACACCCGCCACCGAACCGTCCATCCAGATCGCGACCAACGTCGACGCCGCCGCCGCGCACGGCCTCAAACCCGGCGACGTCCGGCGGGCCACGGCCGTCCTGATCGCCGGCATCCCCGTCGGCAGCTACTACGAGCAGCAGCAGATCTTCGACGTCGCGGTGTGGAGCGAGCCGGGGATGCGCGGTGATCTGACGGCGATCTCGAACCTGCCGCTGGACACTCCCGGCGGCGGCCAGGTGCCGCTGAAGGACATCGCGACGGTGTCGATGCAGCCGGCGCCGGCCGAGATCGACCACGATCAGGCCTCCCGCTACCTCGACGTCACCGCGGAGGTGCCGGGCGGCGATGTGCACGGAACCGTTGACAGGGTCCGGTCCGCGGTCAAGAACCTGCCGCTCCCGGTCGGCTACCACATCGAGGTGTCCAGCGACGTGGTGGTGAACCAGGATGCTGATCGCAATACCCTGCTGTACGTCGGTGCTGTCGCGGTCGGTGTGTTCCTGGTGTTCCAGGCGGCGCTTCGCAGCTGGCGGCGTGCCGTGCTGCTGTTCTGCGCGGTGCCGCTCGCCCTGGCCGGCGGTGTGGCCACGGCGCCGATCGCGGGCGGGCCGCTCACGCTGGGGGCGTTGGCCGGGTTCCTGGCGGTGTTCGGCGTCGCGGTCCGCGCCGGACTGGTGCTCATGCGGGACATGGAGCGTTCGGAGGCTGACGCGGTGGACAAGGCCGTGCGCCGGTCTGTGTTCCCGACCGTGGTGACGGCTGTGGGGCTGGTGCTGGTCGCGCTGCCGTTCGCGGTCGTCGGCGACATCTCCGGGATGGAGGTGATGCGGCCGTTGGCGCTGGTCGTCATCGGCGGCATGGTGACCACGACCCTGGTGATGCTGGTCCTGCTGCCCGCGCTTTCCCTCCGGTGGTTCCACTGGTTCTACAAGGAGGCGCGCGCATGAGGGGACACCTGATGGGGCGCATGACCAGCAGCCGCTCCCGCGCGGCGCGCCTGGGCGCGGTCCTCGCGACACTCCTGGCCTCGGCCGGCTGTTCGCGCCAGTCCGCCGATAGCCCGCCCGCTCCCCCGGCGGCCCTCGAGCCGGCGCCCGGAGCCGCACTGCCGACCGTGAAGCTGAGCGCGTCGGCGTTCACCGCGGTGCGGGTGAGGACCGAGCAGGTGCGGGCCGCCAGCGGCGGAATGGCGATCCCGATGACCGCCGTCATCTACAGCCCGGACGGCGCCGCCTGGACCTACGCGGCGGTCGGGCCGCGGTCCTACCTGCGGCACGCGATCGTCATCGCCCACGTCACCGGGACCGAGGCGTTCCTGAGCTCCGGACCGGCGGTCGGAACCCCGGTGGTCACGATCGGCGCGCCGGAACTGCTCGGCGCCGAATACGGCGTGGGCGAGGAGTGAGGGCCATGACGCGCCCCACGGTGATGCGCGCGATCGTCTCCTGGAGCCTGACCTACCGGTTCCTGGTCGTCGCGGCGGCGGTCGCGCTGATGGCCTTCGGTGCGGCCACCATCGGCTCCAGCGCCGTCGACGTCTTCCCCGAGTTCGCCCCGCCGCAGGTGGAGGTCCAGACCGAGAGCCTGGGCCTGTCCACCTCCGACGTCGAGTCGCTGGTGACGGTGCCGCTGGAGCTGGCCATGAACGGCATGCCCGGACTGGACCAGCTGCGCTCGACGTCGGTGCCGACGCTGTCCTCGATCGTCATGGTCTTCAAGCCCGGGACCGACCTGCTGCACGCCCGGCAGCTGGTGCAGGAGCGCCTGGGCACGGTGCGTCCCACGCTGCCGAAGTGGGCCTCGCCGCCGGTGATGCTGCCGCCGGTGTCGGCGACCGCGCGGGTGGTGCAGATCGGCATGGTGGGGCCCGGGTATTCGACCGAGGAGCTGTCCCGGCTGGCGCTGTGGCGGGTCAAGACCCGGCTGCTGGCCGTCGACGGCGTGGCGGACGTGTCGATCTGGAACGAGCGGCAGCCGACGTTCCAGGTGCAGGTCGATCCAGCCAAGCTCGCCGCCGCGCACGCGAGCCTGGACGAGGTCGAGCGCACCACCTCCGACGCGCTGGACTCCGGGGCGCTGAGCTTCTCCAACGGCAGCGTCGTCGGCGCCGGCGGGTTCCTGGACACCGCGAGCCGACGGCTGCAGATCGTGCACCAGCTGTCGGTGTCCAGCCCCGCGGAACTGGCCAAGGTGCCGCTGGAGGACCACGCGGCCAAGGGTTCGCTGGTGCCGTTGAGCGCGGTCGGGCCGGTCGTCCAGGACAGCCTGCCGATCATCGGCGACGCGGTGATCAACGGTCAGGCCGGGCTGCTGCTCGTGGTGGAGAAGCTGCCCTGGGGCGACACGCTGAAGATCACCTCGGGCGTCCAGAGCGCGCTGAAGCAGTTGCAGCCGGGGCTGCCCGGCGTCACGTTCGACAGCACCATCTTCCGGCCCGCGACGTTCATCGACGAGTCGATCGCGGGCCTTCGCACCTCGCTGCTGATCGGCTTCGCGCTGGTCACGGTGATCCTGGTGCTGTTCCTGTTCGAGTGGCGGGTGGCGCTGATCAGCCTGCTGACGATCCCGATGTCGCTGGTCACCGCGCTGCTGGTCCTGCACTACACCGGCGCCACGATCAACACCATGATCCTGGCCGGGCTGATCATCGCGCTCGGCGCGGTCGTGGACGACGCGATCATCGACGTCGAGAACATCCTGCGGCGGCTGCGCGACGCCCGGGCCGCCGGCAGCGACACCCCCACCGCCCGGATCATCCTGGAGGCCTCGCTGGAGGTCCGCTCGCCGATCGTCTACGCGACGCTGATCATCGTCGCGGCGGCCGTCCCGGTGTTCCTGCTGCACGGCCTGACCGCCGCGTTCTTCAAACCGCTGGCGCTGGCCTACACGCTGGCGATCGTGGCCTCGCTGTGCGTCGCGCTGACCGTCACCCCGGCCCTGACCCTGATCATGCTGCGGCGCGCGCCGCTGCGGCACGGCCCGTCGCCGCTGGTGCGGTGGCTCCAGCGCGGCTACTCGGCCCTGTTGGCCCGCATCGTGCGGCGCCCGGCCGCGGCGTACTCGGTGTTCGCGGTCGCGGTCCTGGCCGGTGCGCTGATCGTGCCGCAGCTGGGCCAATCGCTGTTCCCCACGTTCAAGCAACGCGATCTGCTGATCCACTTCGACGCCGTGCCCGGCACCTCGGACACCGAGATGGTCCGTGCCACGACGATGCTGTCCCAACGGCTGCAGGCGATCCCCGGCGTCCGGAGCTTCGGCGCGCACATCGGCCGGGCCCGCGGCGGCGAGGAGGTCGTGGGCATCGACGCCGCCGAGGCGTGGATCAGCACCGATCCCAACGCGGACTACGACAAGCTGGTCGGGCAGGTGCGGGACGTCGTGAACACCTACCCCGGGCTGTACCGGGACGTGGAGACGTATCTCAACGAACGTATCGAAGAGGTCTTGTCCGGTTCCCGGCAGGCGGTGACCGTCCGCGTCTACGGGCAGGATCTCGGCCAGATGCGCACCACCGCGACCAACGTGCTGCAACAGGTGACGCAGGTGCCCGGCGTGCAGGACCCGCACATGGACATCTCGGTGGACACCCCGCAGATCCAGATCGAGGTGGATCTGGCCAAGGCGGCCGCCGTCGGCCTGAAGCCGGGCGACGTGCGGCGCCAGGCCGCGGCGGTGGTGGCGGGCCAGGAGATGGGCAACATCTTCATGGGAAGCGAGGTCTACGGCGTCTACGTCTGGAGCGTGCCGGCGGCGCGCAACAGCACCAGCGCGATCGCCGCGATGCAGTTGGACACCCCGGCCGGCGCCCACGTCCGCCTCGGCGACATCGCCACGGTCTCGATGCGCAGCGACCCCTACCGCGTGACGCGCGACGGGAACTCGCGCTACCTGGACGTCAGCACCGACGTGAAGGGCCGCGACCTGGGAGCCGTGGCCAACGACATCCGCCACCGCCTGAGCGCCGTGCCGCTGCCGGCCGGCATGCACTACGCGATGCTCGGCGAGTACAAGGAACGGCAGGCCGCCCAGCGGACGCTGCTCACCACGGCGGTCGCGGCCGCGATCGCGATCCTGTTGCTGCTGCAACTGGCGTTCGGATCGTGGCGGCTGGCCGCACTGCTGTTCGTGACCCTGCCGATGGCGCTCGTCGGCGGCATCATCGCCATCAGCATGGGCGGCGGCGTCATCACCATCGGCGCCCTGGTCGGCTTCTTCACGGTGTTCGGCATCGCGGCCCGCAACGGCATCCTGCTGATCAACCACTGCCAGCACCTGGAACGCCGCGAGGGCGTGGAGTTCGGACCGGCGCTGGTGGTGCGCGGCGCGCGCGAGCGGCTCTCGCCGATCCTGATGACCTCGCTGGCCACCGGGCTGGCCCTGGTGCCGCTGGTGCTGCGGGGGAACCTGCCGGGGCACGAGATCGAGTACCCGCTGGCGGTGGTGATCCTCGGGGGGCTGGTCACCTCGACGTTGCTGACGTTGTTCGTAGTGCCTTCGCTGTACCTGCGGTTCGGGCGGCGTCGGGCGAGGCCGTGACGGTCAGCAGGGCCCGGACCGCGACGGTCCGGGCCAAGTGGTCGATCGCGCAGGTGCCGACCAGGTGTTCAGATCAGGTGCTCAGATCAGGTGTTCAGATCAGCGAGCGGTGCTTCTGGACGAACGGGAGCCGGGCCCACCAGGCGCCCAGGCCCAGGCGGCTGGCGGTGCCGAAGGCGGCGACGGCGATCAGGACGAGGGCTTCCAGCACGTGGTCGTCGACGAAGGGGTTGACCGAGGAGGTGGCGGCGCCGGCGGCGGTGTGCTGGGCCGGCGGGTAGACCGCGAACCACATCATCGCGACCAGGACCACGCCGGAGACCGCCGCGACGCGCAGGCCGACGCCCAGGATCAGGGCGCCGCCGATGCCCAGCAGGCCGAGCATGAACGCCCAGTCGACGAAGCCGTTGCCGGCCATGGAGTGGAACGCGGACTGGAACGGTCCGACGGCCACATGGCCCAGGAAGCCCTTGGTCGGAGAGCCGCCGTGGATCCAGGCGTTCTTGGAGGACGTGGAGTAGTGCAGGCCGAAGGCCTTGTCCAGGAAGGCCCACAGGAAAATGAAGCCCACGCCGATGCGCAGCGCGGCGATGGACGCCTCCTTCGCCTCGACGGCGGCCGTCGACCGCTCGGTGGCGATCGACGCCTTCGCCGAACGCCGCGTGAAGTGGAACCGACCGGTCAGGTGGGCCCCACCGTGCTCTGTGCTCATCGCGCTGTCTCCCATCAGGGGTCTGAATTCGCCGTCCCGTGTTGTCTCACCACGGAGTGTGGCCGACCGGCCGGGCGGCGGTACCGTGCCGAAAGTCCCGACTGTCAGGGCCGATGGTCATGACGGACCGGACGGGAGTGTCCGCGGTGCCGATCTCGCGCACCGGTCCCGACCAGGGTCCTGACTCCCTCGTCCACGGTGTCCTTCGGCACTGGTCGCCCCCTCCGCGGGCGGAGCTGACTGGGTGTCATGGGAATCAGAAGGATCACATGCCCGGAATCCGGGCTGTTGTCGGCACGCCGCCGCGCCTGCGCGCTGGCGGTCCTTTGCGTGTCGCTGCTGGTGGTGTCGCTCGACAACACCATTCTGAACATCGCGCTGCCGGCCCTGGTCGTCCAACTGCACGCCACCTCGACCCAGCTGCAGTGGATCGTCGACGCCTACGCGGTGGTGTTCGGCGGCCTGCTGCTGGTCGCCGGCAGCCTGGGCGACCGGATCGGGCGCAAGCGGGTGTTCCTGGCCGGGCTGCTCGGCTTCGGCGCCGGGTCGGCCGGATCGGCGTTCGCCACCGGCGTCGACGCCCAGGTCGTCTCGCGGGCGGTGATGGGCCTGGGCGCGGCCGCCGTCATGCCGGCCACACTGTCGATCATCATGGACCTGTTCCGGGACGACCGCGGCCGGGCGCGGGCCATCGGCCTGTGGTCGGCGACCAGCGGCCTGGGGATCGCCATCGGCCCGATCGCCGGCGGCTGGCTGCTGGCCCGCTTCTGGTGGGGCTCGGTGTTCTTCGTCAACATCCCGTTCGTGGTCCTGGGCGCGGTGGCCGCACTGGCGCTGGTACCGGAGTCGCGGGACACCGAACGCCGGCGGCTCGACCCGGTGGGGGCGGCGGCTTCGGTGGCCGGACTGTCCGGACTGTTGTGGGCGGTCATCGAGAGTCCACAACAGGGCTGGCACTCGCCGATGGTCCTGGGCGCCGGCACGGCGGCCCTGGCGGTCCTGGGTTTCTTCGTGTTCTGGGAACGGCGCACGGCCAGCCCGATGCTCGTGCTGGATCCGTTCGGCGATCGCCGGTTCTCGGTGTCGGTGACGGCGGTGGCGTTCGCGGTGTTCGTCCTCATGGGCACGATGTTCCTGCTCACCCAGTACCTCCAGTTCGCCCTGGGCTATTCGCCGATGGCGGCCGGGCTGCGGATATTGCCGGTCGCCGGGGTCGTCGCGGTCGCCGCCCCCGCCTCGACGGCGCTGGACCGGTGGTTCGGCACCAAGGCGGTCGTGGCCTCGGCGCTGGCCTGCCTGGCCGGCGGGTTGTGGGTCCTGGCGGGGACGACCCCCGGCGACGGATTCGCCCACGCGCTGCCCGGGCTGCTCCTGCTGGGCCTGGGCGCGGGGTCGGCGATCGCCCCGGCGACCGCCGCGATGGCCGCGACGCTGCCGCGCGACCGCGCCGGCGTCGGATCGGCGACCAACGGCTCGGCCCTGCAGATCGGCGGCGCGCTCGGAGTCGCGGTGTTCGGATCGCTGCGGGGACCCAGGGCTGTTCGACCTGTTCCACGCCTGGGACTGGTGGGCGTGACGACACGCCGCCGCTGATTCAGCGGGTGCGGAGCCAGATGATGGTGGAGACGAGCTGGATTCCGGCCTGGTAGCGGGTGCTGAGCTTGTCGTAGCGGGGGGCGAAGCCTCTGAACTGCTTGAGTTTGGAGAAGCAACGCTCAACCGTGTTGCGGATCTTGTATGTGGGCTTGTCGAATCCGGTCGGTCGGCCACCGGCGCTGCCCTTGTCGACCGTGCGCGCCGGCCCGCGAGGCCTAGGCACCGCGACGGCCTCCAGCGCGGCCTGGGCGTGGGCGATGTCAGAGGCCTGACCTTCGGTGACCACGAAGCCCAGCGGGCGGCGGCGGGCGTCGGCCACCGGGTGGGTCTTGGTCGTCAGTCCGCCGCGCGAGCGCCCGAGCCCGTGATGGTCAGGTTCGGGGTGTACCGCCGCTTGCGCGGTCGGGGGACTTGTCGACTCGACAGCTCCGCCCCTTTTTGCGCTCCGGCTTACACCGTCTGCCACGGCCCATACCGCTCGGGCACACCGCCACCGGCATGTCACCACGACCACTCACAGGTCCGTTCACGAATCGATCAACGAGCAGAGCCATTCACCAGACACGGCCTAGCCCAAGTACGAGCGGTAGAGCCTGACATCCTCGTGCCACGCGACAGAGTTGACCTGGGCGGAGACACGTTCGATCAGGCTCGCGTCATGGTCCGACGCGTCGGCGAACTGCAGACCGAGGAACACGTCCTCGGTGAAGATCGCCGCGTCGAAGGCCCCGGCCGCCTTGAGCGCCAGGAAGACTCGAACGAACACCCGGCAGAACAGATCGTCCACGAAGGTCTGCAGCTCCGCAGGCGGAGCATCATCGGCAAGAACCACGTCCTCGAAGTCGCCGTGGTACAGCACGTCGTAGAACTCGTCGATGAGCTGGTCCGCAGGCACAAGCGACTCGGCATCCATGTAGATGAAGCTCCACTCGTCGGCGCAAACCAGATTCGCGAACCCAGCACGCTGATCGCGCTCGCGGGCGTTGTTCGCCCTGTCGAGCGCCTCGGATGTCTGGGCGGCGAACCCCACACCCGTACACCCGGACGTGGAGTACAGGCAGAAGGCGTAAACCTGCTCCCCGGCAGCGTCGCGTGAAAGGGTCTCGATGCATGCGACGGCCGCCGACAGCAGGGCCTGCTCCAGGTCGTCGACGAATTGATCTGTTCGCATCCACTTCCTCGCATACGGATTGTCCAAGGGCTGCCCAGGCCGGCACAAACCGCCTACTGGGCCGCCAGTGACTCCAGCAGGTCCAGCTTGGCAGTGCGCGCCCACATCAGCATCGGCGGCCGCTTGGTCTCTCTAACCGCCCCAGCCGCGGTCAAGCCGCGTGCCGGAGCGGCAGGCGGACCGGCTCCTCATGCGGCGCCCTGATCGGCACCTCGATAGGACGCGGCGCGGCCGGCCCGACCCGAGCCGCGCCGGACCGCCGGTCCGGGAGCAGCAGGCCGCCGGCGAAACCGAGGGCGGCCCCGATCAGGAACTCGCCGTACCTGGAAGCCAGGGGCCGGCTCGTCGTGCTTCTCATCGCTTGGACACCTCATGTGTTCGAACTCTGTGATGGCTCACTTCGCCGACGACACCGGCGGTCATCGGAAGCGGCAGGTCACGGCAGGCAGTTCAGCGCGCAGCACCGGATCAGGCACGGGCGAGCCCGGAGGGCTCAGGCAGTGGTGAGCGCCGTCGGAGCCGACGAGCAGCGGAGGCGGCGCCTCCCGGCTCGGCTTCGGCGGCCGGCGCAGTTTCGGTCTGGCGGCCCTGCCGGGTGGCGGCGGCCGCTGCCCCCCGGGCTAGCGGCCGTCGCCACCTTTCGATGCGGTCAGCTCTTCTTCGCCTTCGGCTCGGTCGCCTTGGCCGTGGCCGGCTGCGATTCGCCCGCGACGGGGATCTTGCGGGTGGCGGCCTTCTGCGGCTGCGCGACCGGGACCCGCATGGAGAGGATCCCACCGACGTAGGAGGCGGTGATCTCCTCCTCCAGGGCGCCGGCCGGGAGCCGCACGGAGCGGCTGAACGCGCCGTAGCGGAACTCGCTGTGCCGCTTGTCGTGCTTCTCGGACGAGCGCTCGGCCAGGATGGTCAGCGTGCCCTCGGAGACCACCAGCTCGACGTCGTGTTCGGGGTCGATGCCGGGCATCTCGGCGGACAGCACGTAGGTGCCGTCGTGCTCGAAGCGGTCCTCCACGCGGATGGGGTGGAAGTCCAGCTTCGGACGCCAGTCCAGCATCGCGAACGGGTCGAACCAGTCTCGCAGGTCCGGAAGCGGGACGAACTGGTTGCGGCGGCTGATCTCGGTCATAGGCGGCTCTCCTTTCGATGGGGTGGTTCGGACGGTTATCAGACAACTCCTATGAAGCAGCGCATAGCAGGGCCGAACGACCCGATGTCAGTGGTCTTTCTCCCCTGGGCCGGACCCGCCGTGACCGTCTTACTCCGGGGGACGGCGTGATCCGTGAGAGTCGGGACCTTCGGCCCTGTGGACATCGGGT harbors:
- a CDS encoding efflux RND transporter permease subunit, whose amino-acid sequence is MRWIIASSIRLAAVLTAAAAVLLVVAVAGLRHAPVDVLPEFQPPQVQVQTEALGLSVSEVEQLVTVPLEDEFNGLAFLDRIRSASLPGLSVIDLSFKPGTDVYRARQLLTERVSQGPALVAVGTPPVMIQPLSVQARATAVALSSSSMSATDLSTTARWRIRPRLLAVPGVANVVLWGQRDLQLQVLVDPARMNSRGVTLNQVINTAGDAMWTSPLTFVEAASPGADGFIDNPNQRLTIQHVLPINTPADLAAVPIEDTTGQSVQLRDVATVVADHPPLRGDAVLQSGPGFLLVVEKLPGADPIKVANGIKAALAELAPGLRGITVDTGVFEPAVYVHGALVHLAWTALAALVLLAVWFGVCWRSWRVLLIALAGTVLPVLAAAYVLYLLGSTLTVLTLAGLAAALGVAVDDAVRTAEAVRLADRAAGADGIAGSIGEARRPLTFALVVIALATIPILTLQHRAGALARPMMGAYLLAVACAAIVAITFVPALAHLLLRRATPRRPALRLRRAYDSVLSVFTTNATVLFGTAAVLLVACFLVIPQFGNRSLIPPMQERSLLVRWQAPAGTSLTAMEQTTTSVGQALRTLPGVTDVASDVGQALLGDRPVDVDCAQTWITLSSKADYGAARTAVGRVLNNYPGMQHTVLTFTDAALADNRTLTGPPVRVRLYGTDPAALSAMGGQLRQAVSAVRGTASATVQTPATEPSIQIATNVDAAAAHGLKPGDVRRATAVLIAGIPVGSYYEQQQIFDVAVWSEPGMRGDLTAISNLPLDTPGGGQVPLKDIATVSMQPAPAEIDHDQASRYLDVTAEVPGGDVHGTVDRVRSAVKNLPLPVGYHIEVSSDVVVNQDADRNTLLYVGAVAVGVFLVFQAALRSWRRAVLLFCAVPLALAGGVATAPIAGGPLTLGALAGFLAVFGVAVRAGLVLMRDMERSEADAVDKAVRRSVFPTVVTAVGLVLVALPFAVVGDISGMEVMRPLALVVIGGMVTTTLVMLVLLPALSLRWFHWFYKEARA
- a CDS encoding DUF4303 domain-containing protein — translated: MDNPYARKWMRTDQFVDDLEQALLSAAVACIETLSRDAAGEQVYAFCLYSTSGCTGVGFAAQTSEALDRANNARERDQRAGFANLVCADEWSFIYMDAESLVPADQLIDEFYDVLYHGDFEDVVLADDAPPAELQTFVDDLFCRVFVRVFLALKAAGAFDAAIFTEDVFLGLQFADASDHDASLIERVSAQVNSVAWHEDVRLYRSYLG
- a CDS encoding Hsp20/alpha crystallin family protein, with product MTEISRRNQFVPLPDLRDWFDPFAMLDWRPKLDFHPIRVEDRFEHDGTYVLSAEMPGIDPEHDVELVVSEGTLTILAERSSEKHDKRHSEFRYGAFSRSVRLPAGALEEEITASYVGGILSMRVPVAQPQKAATRKIPVAGESQPATAKATEPKAKKS
- a CDS encoding MFS transporter, translating into MGIRRITCPESGLLSARRRACALAVLCVSLLVVSLDNTILNIALPALVVQLHATSTQLQWIVDAYAVVFGGLLLVAGSLGDRIGRKRVFLAGLLGFGAGSAGSAFATGVDAQVVSRAVMGLGAAAVMPATLSIIMDLFRDDRGRARAIGLWSATSGLGIAIGPIAGGWLLARFWWGSVFFVNIPFVVLGAVAALALVPESRDTERRRLDPVGAAASVAGLSGLLWAVIESPQQGWHSPMVLGAGTAALAVLGFFVFWERRTASPMLVLDPFGDRRFSVSVTAVAFAVFVLMGTMFLLTQYLQFALGYSPMAAGLRILPVAGVVAVAAPASTALDRWFGTKAVVASALACLAGGLWVLAGTTPGDGFAHALPGLLLLGLGAGSAIAPATAAMAATLPRDRAGVGSATNGSALQIGGALGVAVFGSLRGPRAVRPVPRLGLVGVTTRRR
- a CDS encoding efflux RND transporter permease subunit, with the protein product MTRPTVMRAIVSWSLTYRFLVVAAAVALMAFGAATIGSSAVDVFPEFAPPQVEVQTESLGLSTSDVESLVTVPLELAMNGMPGLDQLRSTSVPTLSSIVMVFKPGTDLLHARQLVQERLGTVRPTLPKWASPPVMLPPVSATARVVQIGMVGPGYSTEELSRLALWRVKTRLLAVDGVADVSIWNERQPTFQVQVDPAKLAAAHASLDEVERTTSDALDSGALSFSNGSVVGAGGFLDTASRRLQIVHQLSVSSPAELAKVPLEDHAAKGSLVPLSAVGPVVQDSLPIIGDAVINGQAGLLLVVEKLPWGDTLKITSGVQSALKQLQPGLPGVTFDSTIFRPATFIDESIAGLRTSLLIGFALVTVILVLFLFEWRVALISLLTIPMSLVTALLVLHYTGATINTMILAGLIIALGAVVDDAIIDVENILRRLRDARAAGSDTPTARIILEASLEVRSPIVYATLIIVAAAVPVFLLHGLTAAFFKPLALAYTLAIVASLCVALTVTPALTLIMLRRAPLRHGPSPLVRWLQRGYSALLARIVRRPAAAYSVFAVAVLAGALIVPQLGQSLFPTFKQRDLLIHFDAVPGTSDTEMVRATTMLSQRLQAIPGVRSFGAHIGRARGGEEVVGIDAAEAWISTDPNADYDKLVGQVRDVVNTYPGLYRDVETYLNERIEEVLSGSRQAVTVRVYGQDLGQMRTTATNVLQQVTQVPGVQDPHMDISVDTPQIQIEVDLAKAAAVGLKPGDVRRQAAAVVAGQEMGNIFMGSEVYGVYVWSVPAARNSTSAIAAMQLDTPAGAHVRLGDIATVSMRSDPYRVTRDGNSRYLDVSTDVKGRDLGAVANDIRHRLSAVPLPAGMHYAMLGEYKERQAAQRTLLTTAVAAAIAILLLLQLAFGSWRLAALLFVTLPMALVGGIIAISMGGGVITIGALVGFFTVFGIAARNGILLINHCQHLERREGVEFGPALVVRGARERLSPILMTSLATGLALVPLVLRGNLPGHEIEYPLAVVILGGLVTSTLLTLFVVPSLYLRFGRRRARP